TTGGTCCACGTTGTCCGTTTGCCCCAGCTTGCCCTGTTGATCCTTTTGCCCCAGTTGGTCCACGTTGTCCCTTTGACCCAGATTGCCCTGTTGATCCTTTTGCCCCAGTTGGTCCACGTTGTCCGTTTGCTCCAGATTGTCCTCTTGATCCTTTTGCCCCAGTTGGTCCAGCTGGTCCTCTTGCTCCAAGGCTTCCTTTCTCTCCAGCTGGTCCAGGACTTCCGAATTCTCCCTTTGTTCCTTTTCCTCCATACAACCCCCTTTGTCCTTTTTCCCCACGTTGCCCTTTTGATCCTTTTGGTCCACCAGGGCCAATCAATCCTCTTGTTCCAGGGTTTCCTGTTCTTCCAGCTGGTCCAGAAGGTCCAAGAGATCCACGGTCTCCTTTGCCTCCTGCATTGCCAGGTAGACCAGGTACACCTGGCAGTCCTCTGTCGCCGGTTACCGCCTCCCCTTTAGGTCCAATCTTTCCTGGATATCCTTGCCTTCCTGGTTCACCTTTCTCCCCATGTGGCCCAAACTCCCCAGGCTCCCCCTTCAGTCCTTGTTCTCCTGGTGGCCCTGGAGGTCCGGGAGGTCCTGGGGGACCAGGTAGGCCTATTCCACTGTCTCCTTTTGGTCCCATATAACCAGGAATTCCAGGTACCCCAGGAACACCATTGGTACAAGCCACCATCTGGCAGCCAGAAGAACAGACTTGTTGCGGGTTAATCACAGCGGCTGATGCTTGCTCTTTCAATAAGGGTCGCTCCGTGCTTGATATGGTCTTAGCAAGAATGTCGTACCATACCAATGACAAAAAGAACAAAGATGCTTGTTTCTTTAactggaaaaataaaaaaaaaataaataaaataaaacaccctcACATTTGAGATGTCTAcaccgaacacctagtgttttcTTTTGAATATACAAACAGTActtattttgtaaagtttttacCAAGGGGAATATTTGTTATTCAGTTTAAACTTATAATTGGTCATGTAATATTCCAACAGAGTTGAACCTTAAGTGCCCTCTCCCCAAATGCAAATACAAACAGTTGCAGGCATGTGAAAACACTTTCGTTTTATAGTCTACTGTATGGGCCAGGTTGATTTGTGATCAAGGTCAAAACAAATGTGTGAAGGATTGTAGGACAAATATTGAGTTTCCACAAGTTTAGAATACTTATAAACGTGGAAAATGAGGATTTAAATTACAAAAACAGTGATTTGTTTTTAGCATAGTTGTTTTACATTCACATTTGTTTCAAAATCTGATATAATTTGCAGTCACATGTTACTACGCAAGCTGGATAGCAACTAGGCCGTGCATGTGTTGCAGGCAAGATGTTCTTCCAACTTTAATCAGATTGAGACTTTCTTTTGCACCcagaaaatcaaatgtttggATTTCtgttcccttttttgtttttgcaaacaGAAATTAAAAGGCCAAATGCTGCCATGCCTAGTAACaatgtatttttattgtttttaaacttgtAAATGTAAATTATATAAATGTCAAGAGACAAATCGCTgatgttagttttatggtaGATATATATACAACTACTGTATACATTTGtaggattgaaaaaaaaaacctgtgggTTCCAATTGCATTGATTTTCAACAGGATAAGAAATTGGAAGGAATTACTTACTGGCCTCATCTTCAGTAATTGAGTCGTGTTTCTTGATTTCTTAAAGAAGTTGACTATTCTGTTTCAAGATCCTGTCGATACTTTCTCTGTGTTTAGAGGTATTTTCTCTCTCTTATAATACTAACTTACATGGATGCAATCATTCCAAGACAGGGTTACCTATTTAAAATTATGGGTGACATATTTAAGTTTCCCTCATCACATGAGCTTTTTAcaccaaatcttttaaaatttcttGTGAAAATGTTACATTTTTAAATTGTCATTTCTAAATTCTTACAGATAAATATCAGTAATCAATTATCAAAATGTAATAAGTAAGAGTGGATACCCCACTCTGCAAaatggaataaacttttttttagatGTTTACATTGTAAACGGTAATGTGATATGTGTATGTTTCGGTATTTTACCTCCAGCTGCGAAGGAAATCTTTCACTATGTTTTACCTTTGTCAAATATCAATAAACCACTTGTATGCAAattttttaccatgtttaccaGAAATGTTACCTCCTGCTGCGATGACATGTTGAAAGTCAGTTGTTAACACCAACCATCTTGAGTCTATTTTGAGTATACTGTGAACGAAGTTTCAAAGTGACTgcaca
This genomic stretch from Asterias amurensis chromosome 9, ASM3211899v1 harbors:
- the LOC139942087 gene encoding uncharacterized protein; its protein translation is MRPLKKQASLFFLSLVWYDILAKTISSTERPLLKEQASAAVINPQQVCSSGCQMVACTNGVPGVPGIPGYMGPKGDSGIGLPGPPGPPGPPGPPGEQGLKGEPGEFGPHGEKGEPGRQGYPGKIGPKGEAVTGDRGLPGVPGLPGNAGGKGDRGSLGPSGPAGRTGNPGTRGLIGPGGPKGSKGQRGEKGQRGLYGGKGTKGEFGSPGPAGEKGSLGARGPAGPTGAKGSRGQSGANGQRGPTGAKGSTGQSGSKGQRGPTGAKGSTGQAGANGQRGPTGAKGSKGQSGSKGQRGATGAKGSEGEPGYY